A stretch of Flavobacterium sp. N1994 DNA encodes these proteins:
- a CDS encoding glycoside hydrolase family 2 TIM barrel-domain containing protein, with protein sequence MKKRVIKYFFFVCALLFGIAKSSTLYSQNSKQEATINYTINESWKFSQVDSKDNSKNNIDTKAWSEVSMPHTWNAKDAIDDVPGFFQGPCWYRKDLFIGNESLNKRVVLHFDGANQVTELYVNENYVGKHNGGYSAFEFDITSLVISGSKNTIAIRVDNSINPSIPPLSADFTFFGGIYRGISLLISNKSCISYTEFASSGVLISTPIVSDKEASVEVKTNVNNFSAEKRKYIIKHELISPDGIILSVVSKSIEIVANANTIIVTSPFKIEKPKLWSPDAPFLYSVKTTLSDAKTKIILDQKDTSFGVRWYEFTADKGFFLNGKPLKLIGTNRHQCYKGIGNALPDEIHVRDIMLIKNMGANFLRVSHYPQDPLVLSLCDKLGIVTMVEIPIVNAITTSDAFLNNSLKMIDEMVYQNYNHPSVVCWGYMNEVLLRLPFKDIPEKNIAYCKEVNRQATVIEKRLRELDPKRYTIIPCHGALKLYKEAGLLGIPKIIGWNLYQGWYSPKLEGFEEFVDDFHKEYPKTPFLITEYGADVDERLHSYTPERFDYTVEYGAVYQEHYLKTILDRDFISGATLWNLNDFHSEYRGAAVPHVNKKGIVSQTRELKDTYLLYQAHLLKSPFIAFGSKSWIIRAGVSNDTLLKQPITVYTNLPKITLTCNGKELGDFTAENGIVRTNVFCKSGENKLWAFDKNNNQTQDFYSFDCQVVPAYYTDKNVTDLNIMLGSNRYFEDKDAAVCWIPEQEYTKAGSWGYVGGEALKVKTKNGTVPASDLNILNTENDPIFQTQRINIKEFKADLPDGNYYVYLYFTHLFPINEKQTLANNLDNVKVAQNSQNFVFDILINGQLWIKDFDILNQIGSERSVIKKSIVSISEGKGLTVSFNTKGENKSILNAIRIEKVN encoded by the coding sequence ATGAAGAAAAGAGTAATAAAGTATTTCTTTTTTGTTTGCGCTTTACTTTTTGGTATCGCTAAAAGTAGTACTTTATATTCTCAAAATAGTAAACAAGAAGCCACTATAAATTACACTATCAATGAATCTTGGAAATTTTCACAAGTAGATTCAAAAGACAACAGTAAAAACAATATCGATACAAAAGCATGGTCTGAAGTTTCAATGCCTCACACTTGGAACGCGAAAGATGCCATTGACGATGTTCCTGGTTTTTTTCAAGGGCCATGTTGGTATCGAAAAGATTTGTTTATCGGAAATGAATCCCTAAATAAACGTGTTGTACTACATTTTGATGGTGCTAATCAGGTTACCGAACTTTATGTTAACGAAAATTATGTAGGTAAACATAATGGAGGCTATAGTGCATTTGAATTTGATATAACTTCATTAGTTATTTCGGGTAGTAAAAACACTATTGCCATTAGAGTCGATAATTCCATCAATCCTTCAATACCACCATTATCAGCAGATTTTACTTTTTTTGGGGGAATTTACAGAGGAATATCATTACTAATTTCCAATAAGAGTTGCATCTCCTACACTGAATTTGCTTCATCTGGAGTTTTAATTTCAACACCTATAGTTTCAGATAAAGAAGCATCGGTTGAAGTAAAAACTAATGTAAATAATTTTTCTGCCGAAAAGAGAAAATATATAATTAAGCACGAGCTAATTTCACCAGATGGCATTATTTTGTCTGTGGTTTCAAAAAGTATTGAGATTGTTGCAAATGCGAATACTATCATTGTAACCAGCCCATTTAAGATCGAAAAACCAAAATTGTGGTCTCCTGATGCTCCTTTTTTGTACAGCGTTAAAACAACTTTGTCTGATGCTAAAACAAAGATAATTCTTGACCAAAAAGACACGTCATTTGGGGTTCGCTGGTATGAATTTACGGCAGATAAAGGTTTTTTTCTAAATGGTAAACCGCTTAAATTAATTGGAACCAACAGACACCAATGTTATAAAGGCATTGGCAATGCTTTGCCTGATGAAATACATGTACGAGATATAATGTTAATTAAAAATATGGGAGCTAATTTTTTAAGAGTTTCTCATTATCCTCAAGACCCTTTGGTTCTCTCTCTTTGCGACAAATTAGGAATAGTTACTATGGTAGAAATACCAATTGTAAATGCCATCACAACATCGGATGCCTTTTTAAACAATTCATTAAAAATGATAGATGAGATGGTTTACCAAAACTATAATCATCCTTCCGTAGTTTGTTGGGGATATATGAATGAAGTATTGCTAAGATTGCCATTCAAAGATATTCCTGAAAAAAATATAGCCTATTGTAAAGAAGTTAATCGTCAGGCAACTGTAATAGAAAAAAGACTAAGAGAATTAGACCCAAAACGTTATACCATTATTCCGTGTCATGGAGCTCTTAAATTGTATAAAGAGGCTGGATTGTTAGGAATACCAAAAATCATTGGCTGGAATTTGTACCAGGGTTGGTATAGCCCAAAATTGGAAGGCTTTGAAGAATTTGTAGATGATTTCCATAAAGAATATCCAAAAACGCCTTTTTTAATTACCGAATATGGGGCAGATGTAGACGAAAGATTACATTCCTATACTCCGGAACGCTTTGATTATACCGTTGAATATGGTGCTGTCTATCAGGAACATTATTTGAAAACCATACTGGACAGAGATTTTATTTCCGGTGCAACGCTATGGAATTTAAATGATTTTCACTCTGAATACCGAGGTGCAGCTGTTCCGCACGTCAACAAAAAAGGGATTGTCAGCCAAACAAGAGAATTAAAAGATACTTATTTACTGTATCAAGCACATTTGCTGAAGTCACCATTTATAGCTTTTGGATCAAAATCATGGATAATCAGAGCCGGTGTTTCCAATGATACTTTACTCAAACAGCCAATAACTGTGTATACTAATTTGCCAAAAATAACTTTGACTTGTAACGGAAAAGAACTTGGAGATTTTACTGCAGAAAACGGCATAGTTCGAACGAATGTTTTTTGTAAATCAGGTGAAAATAAACTATGGGCTTTTGACAAAAATAATAATCAAACTCAGGATTTTTACAGCTTCGACTGTCAAGTTGTTCCGGCATATTATACAGATAAGAATGTTACTGATCTCAATATTATGTTGGGTTCTAACCGTTATTTTGAAGACAAAGATGCTGCTGTTTGTTGGATTCCGGAACAAGAATATACCAAAGCAGGAAGCTGGGGTTATGTTGGTGGAGAAGCCTTAAAAGTTAAAACTAAAAACGGTACTGTTCCTGCTTCTGATTTAAACATTTTAAACACAGAAAATGATCCGATTTTTCAAACACAACGAATAAATATCAAAGAATTTAAAGCCGATTTGCCCGATGGCAATTATTATGTGTATTTATATTTTACCCATCTTTTTCCAATAAATGAAAAACAAACTTTAGCCAATAATTTAGATAACGTTAAAGTCGCACAAAACAGTCAAAATTTTGTTTTTGATATTCTTATAAATGGGCAACTCTGGATTAAAGATTTTGACATTTTAAATCAAATTGGAAGCGAACGTTCAGTAATTAAGAAAAGCATTGTAAGTATTTCAGAAGGCAAAGGACTTACAGTGAGTTTTAATACAAAAGGAGAGAATAAATCTATTTTAAATGCAATACGAATTGAAAAGGTAAATTAA
- a CDS encoding MFS transporter: MENNQSLTSKEQKLALYCACLVGFSFSANYTNHAPLKDWLMKSFDTPELPFTKAMFGFLTTAIFLTHAFMQIPAGHFADKFGPKKVLFFALSIVSIGNLGMSFATSYDQLLLWKFLIGFGTGSSFVSGARYIYQTASTEKLALYQGYYGASVLLGSGFVIFAVPQIANLFNGWSQAFISTAIIAYIAFMVVLFIAPTPFVKEHPHSSLLKMLSNSQLYLLGIVQMASFGLVIVIGSWITEMLKENFEFENKLVIPFIASLILLLGIFTRPMGGKLVLKIGVRKLLLFSLILNATACFILAYFSKVLALDCIAILMLGVGCGLPYAGLFNRAAAMFPGRAGAAMGLVNMLGIIFILIGAPLVGKIADLSGSFSAAFLTLGLFAFVACLISVRIKNEY; this comes from the coding sequence ATGGAAAACAATCAATCATTGACAAGTAAAGAACAAAAGCTGGCACTTTATTGTGCTTGTTTAGTAGGCTTTTCATTTTCGGCAAACTATACCAATCATGCACCACTTAAAGATTGGCTAATGAAAAGCTTCGATACCCCCGAACTGCCATTCACCAAAGCAATGTTTGGATTTTTAACTACAGCAATTTTTTTAACCCATGCTTTTATGCAAATTCCGGCTGGTCATTTTGCAGATAAATTTGGACCCAAAAAGGTGTTGTTTTTTGCTTTGAGTATAGTATCTATAGGTAATTTAGGAATGTCCTTTGCCACTAGTTACGATCAATTATTGTTATGGAAATTTTTAATCGGATTTGGAACAGGCTCTAGTTTTGTTTCAGGAGCGCGTTATATCTACCAAACTGCTTCAACTGAAAAATTAGCACTATATCAAGGTTATTATGGTGCAAGTGTTTTGTTGGGTTCTGGTTTTGTAATTTTTGCAGTTCCTCAAATTGCAAATTTATTCAATGGTTGGTCTCAGGCTTTTATATCTACTGCTATTATTGCATACATTGCTTTTATGGTAGTTTTATTTATAGCACCAACACCATTTGTTAAAGAACATCCCCATAGTTCATTACTGAAAATGCTTTCTAATAGTCAATTGTATTTATTAGGAATTGTTCAAATGGCATCTTTTGGTTTGGTAATTGTTATTGGCTCATGGATAACCGAAATGTTAAAGGAAAACTTTGAATTTGAAAATAAATTGGTAATCCCTTTTATAGCATCATTGATACTTCTTTTGGGCATTTTCACAAGACCTATGGGAGGGAAGTTAGTCTTGAAAATAGGCGTTAGAAAACTTTTGCTTTTTAGCTTAATATTAAATGCGACTGCCTGTTTTATCCTTGCTTATTTCAGCAAAGTATTAGCATTAGATTGCATTGCTATTTTAATGTTAGGGGTTGGCTGTGGATTGCCTTATGCCGGTTTATTTAACAGAGCCGCTGCTATGTTTCCGGGAAGAGCAGGAGCTGCTATGGGATTGGTAAATATGTTAGGAATAATTTTTATTTTAATTGGCGCGCCATTAGTAGGTAAAATAGCTGATTTGAGCGGAAGTTTTTCTGCTGCTTTTCTAACGCTAGGTTTATTTGCTTTTGTAGCTTGTCTAATTTCAGTTAGAATTAAAAACGAATATTAA
- a CDS encoding class I adenylate-forming enzyme family protein has protein sequence MNLINLFDLSLKGRKDKVAIEFNSKTFTFGDIDCRSNQMANFLVSKELEVGDRICVYLENCVEMIDLFLAAAKTGVIFIPINILYKEREVSHIIADAEPKLVISDGELPGGFDSIKLTDLIAQVSSFTTDFVPVLTNGDTPAALVYTSGTTGLSKGAILTHNNFISNGINLVTCWKITEEDRFLLSLPLFHVHALANGINCWLISGCTMKLLTRFEHQKAENEFMTFQPSLFFGVPTMYIRLLDLPSDSAYKIGQFMRLFVCGSAPLSSQTMTDFKEKFGHDILERYGMTETLMNISNPYIGERRPGTIGFALPGISVKIMLPDGTPAGIDEEGEVYIKGPNVCAGYWKREQATIDSFVDGYFKTGDMGISSVDGYITLKGRKSDLIISGGFNIYPREIEEFLLEQPGIVEVAVIGIPHETRGEMPVAYIVANENYDAKYIEEICKKTFASFKIPRDFILVDHLPRTALGKIQKHLLLKS, from the coding sequence ATGAATTTAATTAATCTATTCGATTTGTCTTTAAAAGGAAGAAAAGACAAAGTAGCTATAGAATTTAATAGCAAAACTTTCACTTTTGGCGATATTGATTGTCGTAGTAATCAAATGGCAAATTTTCTAGTTAGTAAGGAACTAGAAGTTGGTGATCGTATCTGTGTTTATCTCGAAAATTGTGTCGAAATGATAGATTTGTTTTTAGCAGCAGCCAAAACAGGAGTCATTTTTATTCCAATTAATATTTTATATAAAGAAAGAGAGGTTTCCCATATCATAGCTGATGCAGAACCAAAATTAGTGATTAGTGACGGAGAATTACCTGGTGGTTTCGATTCTATCAAATTAACTGATTTAATTGCTCAAGTGAGTTCTTTTACTACCGATTTTGTTCCGGTCTTAACCAATGGAGATACTCCAGCTGCTTTGGTTTATACCAGTGGTACAACAGGTTTGTCCAAAGGGGCTATATTAACACATAATAACTTTATTTCTAATGGAATTAATTTGGTTACTTGCTGGAAAATTACGGAAGAGGATCGTTTTTTATTATCACTACCATTATTTCATGTTCATGCTTTAGCCAACGGCATTAATTGTTGGTTAATAAGCGGTTGCACTATGAAATTGCTAACACGATTTGAACATCAAAAAGCAGAAAATGAGTTTATGACATTCCAACCGTCCTTATTTTTTGGAGTACCAACAATGTATATTAGATTACTTGATTTACCTTCAGATTCAGCCTATAAAATAGGTCAATTTATGCGCCTTTTTGTTTGTGGATCTGCACCTTTATCATCTCAAACCATGACGGATTTTAAAGAAAAATTTGGTCACGATATTTTAGAACGATATGGTATGACCGAAACTTTAATGAATATTAGTAATCCATACATAGGAGAACGAAGACCAGGGACCATTGGTTTTGCTTTACCCGGAATTTCAGTAAAAATCATGTTGCCCGACGGGACACCGGCAGGTATTGATGAAGAAGGTGAAGTTTATATTAAAGGACCCAATGTATGTGCCGGTTATTGGAAAAGAGAACAGGCAACGATAGATTCATTTGTAGATGGCTATTTCAAAACAGGTGATATGGGTATTTCATCTGTTGATGGTTACATTACGCTTAAAGGACGTAAAAGTGATTTAATTATTAGCGGTGGGTTTAATATCTATCCTAGAGAAATTGAGGAGTTTCTATTAGAACAACCCGGAATAGTTGAAGTGGCTGTAATTGGAATTCCCCACGAAACTAGGGGGGAAATGCCTGTAGCTTATATCGTTGCAAATGAAAATTATGATGCAAAATACATAGAAGAAATTTGTAAAAAAACATTTGCTTCTTTCAAGATTCCTAGAGACTTCATCTTAGTTGATCATCTACCAAGAACTGCTTTGGGAAAAATACAAAAACATTTATTACTTAAATCTTAA
- a CDS encoding malonyl-CoA decarboxylase domain-containing protein has product MILQHGQEGFDNHWLELVKYDPVHPLIPFEKRITGNRTIFVFTDNNIPQFMVCARIGNKLTHNMKDVLSDDGYSSKFDVTYAIFYSIFRLPNATLKGAGKMAITEILEICRKKEVNRFFTLSPIPSLKNSFKEIPNESQIRAYLESFEGPVSKFHLSNGAKIQSVNFNADSSEIRLNESWGIMVNYDYNFL; this is encoded by the coding sequence ATGATACTTCAGCATGGGCAGGAAGGTTTTGACAACCATTGGTTAGAACTTGTAAAGTATGATCCCGTACACCCTTTAATTCCTTTTGAAAAGAGAATTACTGGAAATAGGACTATTTTCGTTTTTACTGATAACAATATCCCACAATTTATGGTTTGTGCTAGAATAGGAAATAAGTTAACCCATAACATGAAAGACGTATTATCTGATGATGGATATTCAAGTAAATTTGATGTCACTTATGCTATTTTTTATTCCATTTTCAGATTGCCAAATGCTACCCTAAAGGGGGCAGGCAAAATGGCTATTACAGAAATATTAGAAATATGTAGAAAAAAAGAGGTAAACCGTTTCTTTACGTTAAGTCCGATACCCTCTTTGAAAAATTCTTTCAAAGAAATCCCAAACGAATCTCAGATAAGAGCCTATTTAGAATCATTTGAAGGACCCGTTTCAAAATTTCATTTAAGTAATGGAGCCAAAATTCAAAGTGTCAATTTTAATGCTGATTCTAGCGAGATTCGATTAAATGAAAGTTGGGGAATTATGGTTAATTACGACTATAATTTTTTATAA
- a CDS encoding LacI family DNA-binding transcriptional regulator, whose translation MKAQFTLKQIAKALDVSVATVSKSLNNSPEISGSTRIRVQEYAKSINYKPNFFGLNLKTKSTKTIGLIIPSVKNSFFVKVFSGIEKIADEKGYSIITCISNESLTKEKQILHMLSNGIVDGIILSISAEAQKQNEFNHISDVVEQGIPLVMYDRVANEVACDKVIVDDMESVIFAVQNLIDAGRKEIALFSTINNLSVGKLRLKGYIEALNNNGIIFKEELVVLNDSKTEFDLNIEKFFKTNKVDGIVAIDEYSSFKALKLSLKKGYNIPLDIEIIGFADGIWSNRMNPSLSTMSQHGEEMGQVVAQLLIEKLESKEEKLFKTIVINTELRKRETTKK comes from the coding sequence ATGAAAGCACAATTTACATTGAAGCAAATTGCTAAAGCATTAGACGTTTCTGTAGCTACAGTTTCAAAATCACTAAATAACAGTCCCGAAATAAGTGGTAGCACTAGAATAAGAGTCCAAGAATATGCTAAAAGCATTAATTATAAACCAAACTTTTTTGGGTTAAATCTTAAAACCAAAAGCACAAAAACAATTGGATTAATAATACCGAGTGTAAAAAACTCTTTTTTTGTTAAAGTATTTAGCGGTATTGAAAAAATAGCAGATGAAAAAGGATATAGCATTATTACTTGTATATCCAATGAATCATTAACTAAAGAAAAGCAGATATTGCATATGCTAAGCAATGGAATTGTAGATGGAATTATTTTATCAATATCAGCAGAAGCTCAAAAACAAAATGAGTTTAATCATATTAGTGATGTCGTAGAGCAAGGAATACCATTGGTAATGTATGATAGAGTGGCCAATGAAGTAGCTTGTGACAAAGTAATTGTTGACGATATGGAGTCTGTAATTTTTGCGGTGCAAAATCTCATAGATGCTGGACGAAAAGAAATAGCATTATTCTCTACCATTAATAATTTAAGCGTGGGTAAATTAAGATTGAAAGGGTATATTGAAGCACTAAACAATAATGGAATTATTTTTAAAGAGGAGTTAGTAGTTTTAAATGATAGTAAAACAGAATTTGACCTCAATATCGAGAAGTTTTTCAAAACGAATAAAGTGGATGGTATAGTAGCAATAGATGAATACTCTTCCTTTAAGGCTTTAAAATTATCATTGAAAAAAGGGTATAATATTCCCTTAGATATAGAAATTATTGGTTTTGCAGATGGTATTTGGTCTAACCGTATGAATCCAAGTTTATCAACAATGAGCCAACATGGAGAAGAAATGGGACAAGTTGTGGCACAATTATTAATTGAAAAATTAGAATCCAAAGAAGAAAAATTATTCAAAACTATTGTAATCAATACCGAATTAAGAAAACGAGAAACAACAAAAAAATGA
- a CDS encoding Asp/Glu racemase — translation MSKYRIGQIVPSSNVTMETEIPAIFRARESILPERFTFHSSRMRMKKVTKEELEAMDAMSLKCAQELSDAHVDVMGYACLVAIMSMGRGYHCVSEVNLHQETIANDFPTPIVTSAGALINGLKVLGAKQVSIITPYMRPLTDMVVDYIENQGIKVKESIALEIPDNLEVAAQNPMNLLEIYKQLDLTDVDVLVVSACVQMPSLEAIDLIQAECGIPVTSAAVCTTYEMMKKLGIKPMSIIGGELLNGKY, via the coding sequence GTGAGTAAATACAGAATAGGCCAAATCGTCCCTTCCTCAAACGTTACCATGGAAACCGAAATTCCTGCTATTTTCAGAGCAAGAGAAAGTATATTACCAGAACGCTTTACTTTTCACAGCAGCCGTATGCGTATGAAAAAAGTAACCAAAGAAGAACTAGAAGCGATGGATGCCATGAGTTTAAAATGCGCTCAAGAATTATCCGATGCTCATGTAGATGTAATGGGATACGCTTGCCTAGTAGCCATCATGAGTATGGGAAGAGGCTATCACTGTGTTTCCGAAGTCAATTTACATCAAGAAACTATTGCCAATGATTTCCCAACGCCTATTGTAACTTCAGCTGGTGCTTTGATAAATGGCTTAAAAGTCTTAGGAGCTAAGCAAGTTTCCATTATAACCCCTTACATGCGACCGTTAACTGATATGGTGGTGGATTATATCGAAAATCAAGGCATCAAAGTAAAAGAAAGTATCGCACTCGAAATCCCTGATAACTTAGAAGTTGCCGCGCAAAACCCAATGAACTTATTGGAAATCTACAAACAATTAGACTTAACCGATGTAGATGTTTTAGTAGTATCAGCTTGTGTCCAAATGCCTTCCTTAGAAGCCATCGATTTAATTCAGGCTGAATGTGGTATTCCAGTAACATCAGCAGCTGTCTGTACAACCTATGAAATGATGAAGAAATTAGGCATAAAACCTATGTCCATCATCGGCGGAGAGTTACTAAATGGGAAGTATTAA
- a CDS encoding class I SAM-dependent DNA methyltransferase, with protein MDQTKIAVEVFNKLANAYQDKFMDVSLYHDSFDIFCNNIVGEKATVLELACGPGNITKYLLEKRPDIKILGTDLAPNMISLAKKNNPSANFELLDVKKIKNLNKKFDAIMCGFGLPYLSKKEAIQFITDSSQVLNANGVLYISTMEDDNSKSGFKKGSSGDEIFMNYHQEDYLTEALENTGFKIIELQRKNYLHNQQDTTDLIIIATK; from the coding sequence ATGGATCAAACCAAAATTGCAGTAGAAGTATTCAATAAACTTGCCAATGCCTATCAAGACAAGTTTATGGATGTATCATTATATCATGATTCATTTGATATCTTTTGCAATAACATTGTAGGTGAAAAAGCTACTGTTTTAGAATTGGCTTGTGGACCAGGAAATATTACCAAATATCTACTAGAAAAACGCCCCGATATTAAAATCCTTGGAACAGATTTAGCTCCAAATATGATTAGCTTAGCGAAAAAAAATAATCCAAGTGCCAATTTTGAGTTGCTCGATGTCAAGAAAATAAAAAATCTAAATAAAAAATTTGATGCCATAATGTGCGGATTCGGATTACCCTATCTTTCAAAAAAGGAAGCCATTCAATTTATCACTGATTCCAGTCAAGTTTTAAATGCAAACGGAGTGCTTTACATTAGTACTATGGAAGATGACAATAGTAAGTCCGGTTTTAAAAAAGGAAGTTCAGGCGATGAAATTTTTATGAATTACCACCAAGAAGATTACCTAACAGAAGCACTAGAAAATACCGGTTTTAAAATTATCGAATTGCAGCGTAAAAACTATTTACACAACCAACAAGACACCACTGATTTAATTATAATTGCAACCAAATGA
- a CDS encoding fumarylacetoacetate hydrolase family protein, with translation MKLLTYTLKENFEPRLGFIHNNQVIDMEDFGEISNFPLPSSMLELIDMGFELVEELNDMVADTEQVYFDEIGYQMDEITFLAPIPKPRKNIIGIGLNYTEHVSESARTLDTTGKLPQKPIIFSKPPTTVTATNTDIIKNTKLTSQLDWEVELAVVIGKKGKYVPKADAMEYVFGYTVINDVSARDCRREGQWIVSKGQDTFAPMGPILVTKDEIENPHNLNLSLKVNGVEKQNSNTKFLLFNINELIEDLSIVFTLEPGDIIATGTPAGVGAGRDPQEWLYDGDVIEATVEGIGTIVNTVKDLK, from the coding sequence ATGAAACTACTTACCTATACTTTAAAGGAAAACTTCGAACCACGTCTAGGGTTTATCCATAATAATCAGGTCATTGACATGGAAGATTTTGGCGAGATATCCAACTTCCCATTACCTTCATCGATGCTGGAATTAATCGATATGGGGTTTGAATTAGTGGAAGAATTAAATGATATGGTGGCCGATACGGAACAAGTTTATTTTGATGAAATTGGATATCAAATGGATGAAATTACCTTCCTTGCTCCTATTCCAAAACCAAGAAAAAATATCATAGGCATTGGATTAAATTACACAGAACATGTTTCAGAAAGTGCCCGTACATTAGATACAACTGGGAAACTGCCTCAAAAACCCATTATCTTTTCAAAACCACCAACAACCGTTACAGCTACAAACACTGATATCATTAAAAATACCAAACTAACGTCACAATTAGATTGGGAAGTAGAATTAGCAGTAGTTATTGGCAAAAAAGGAAAATATGTTCCCAAAGCCGATGCTATGGAATATGTTTTTGGTTATACCGTAATCAATGATGTTTCAGCAAGAGATTGCCGTCGTGAAGGCCAATGGATAGTGTCTAAAGGTCAGGATACTTTTGCTCCCATGGGACCCATTTTGGTTACCAAAGACGAAATCGAAAATCCACACAACCTAAACTTATCGCTAAAAGTAAATGGAGTTGAAAAGCAAAACTCCAATACCAAATTTCTATTGTTCAATATTAATGAGTTAATCGAGGATTTGAGTATCGTTTTTACTTTGGAACCTGGCGATATCATAGCAACTGGAACTCCAGCTGGTGTTGGTGCGGGTAGAGATCCTCAAGAATGGCTTTACGATGGCGATGTTATTGAAGCCACTGTAGAAGGAATTGGAACCATTGTAAATACTGTTAAAGATTTAAAATAA
- a CDS encoding cupin domain-containing protein, protein MNENHSDDQIGRARVQDTPELEAYYKELEVLGAGALWTVANDIEPWEPRSNSVPMLWKYDDLRKLVLKSSELVTPEQAGRRVVYLVNDKRKDVSAAVGWLYTGIQVTRPGESTSAHRHRASALRFIMEGDKGYTVVDGNKIMLEVNDFVITPNSTWHEHGVEEGGKNCIWQDGLDIPLVNALEANDYAVYDGKQPLIAPINHLPLSFDGNGLVPADIVWDKPYSPLFKYSWKKVYPALLESAKVNQPNPFDGILMKYTNPMTGGHVMQTMGASIQLLPAGFKGKAHKHTGSFVYQCAKGKGYSIINGKRFDWKERDIFCVPSWAWHEHHNASETEDACLFNFNDLPVIEGLGLFQGREYTENNGHQTIG, encoded by the coding sequence ATGAACGAAAATCATTCTGACGACCAAATTGGAAGAGCAAGAGTTCAGGACACACCGGAACTAGAGGCATATTATAAAGAACTAGAAGTACTTGGTGCTGGTGCATTATGGACAGTAGCCAATGACATCGAACCATGGGAACCCAGAAGTAATTCTGTTCCGATGTTATGGAAATATGATGACTTGCGTAAATTGGTCTTAAAATCATCCGAATTAGTAACACCAGAACAAGCCGGAAGAAGAGTAGTGTATTTGGTAAACGATAAACGAAAAGACGTTTCTGCGGCTGTGGGTTGGTTATATACCGGAATTCAAGTTACACGTCCTGGAGAAAGCACTTCTGCCCACCGTCATAGAGCTTCGGCATTACGTTTCATCATGGAAGGAGACAAAGGTTATACTGTTGTAGACGGTAATAAAATTATGCTCGAAGTCAATGACTTTGTAATCACTCCAAATTCTACTTGGCACGAACACGGTGTAGAAGAAGGCGGAAAAAACTGTATTTGGCAAGACGGATTAGACATTCCCTTGGTCAATGCTTTAGAAGCCAATGATTATGCGGTTTATGATGGCAAGCAACCTCTTATCGCTCCAATCAATCATTTACCTTTATCCTTTGACGGAAACGGTTTAGTTCCAGCCGATATAGTTTGGGATAAACCGTATTCTCCTTTATTTAAATACTCGTGGAAAAAAGTCTATCCTGCTTTGTTAGAGTCGGCCAAAGTCAATCAACCTAACCCATTTGACGGAATTTTGATGAAGTACACCAACCCAATGACTGGAGGCCACGTAATGCAAACCATGGGCGCCTCAATACAATTACTACCAGCCGGATTCAAAGGAAAAGCGCATAAACACACTGGTTCTTTTGTGTATCAATGTGCCAAAGGAAAAGGCTATTCTATAATCAACGGAAAACGTTTTGATTGGAAAGAACGTGATATTTTCTGCGTTCCATCTTGGGCTTGGCACGAACATCACAATGCTTCTGAAACAGAAGATGCTTGCTTATTTAACTTCAATGACTTGCCAGTAATTGAAGGTTTAGGCTTATTTCAAGGAAGAGAATATACAGAGAATAACGGACACCAAACTATCGGTTAA